The stretch of DNA TAGAGCATATACCTGCTCGGCAATAAGCTCATATCCTTTATCAGAGGGATGGATGTGGTCACTCATCATATCAGGTTTACCAAGTATTTTATCGTAGATATCTGGGATAACAAGCGTGCCATGTTTTTTTGCGATTTTCACAAATCTCTTTTTGTAACTTGTACCCATTAAAGATGGCTGGATACCAAGCACTAACCCCAAAGCTCCTTTTTCCTGAATTCTGGTTATAATCAGTTCCAGATTTTCAAAGGTTTTCTCCATAGGAACGGTTTTTCTCAGTGCATCATTGCCGCCAAATTCCACAATAACAATTTTGGGATCCATATCCAGCACATCCCTTTGAAGTCTTCTGATTGCATCTTCGGTTGTATCTCCCCCTACTCCTGCGTTGATTACTGGCAGCCCTAATTTCTTACTGAGTAAAGATGGATAGTCCCATCCTT from bacterium encodes:
- a CDS encoding arylesterase, whose translation is MLNIKKISLLSIELIFLLSFTAGCGRTNHWEIKNSRPEGTNIICFGNSITEGLGASEGWDYPSLLSKKLGLPVINAGVGGDTTEDAIRRLQRDVLDMDPKIVIVEFGGNDALRKTVPMEKTFENLELIITRIQEKGALGLVLGIQPSLMGTSYKKRFVKIAKKHGTLVIPDIYDKILGKPDMMSDHIHPSDKGYELIAEQVYALLKQYL